One Arthrobacter sp. StoSoilB19 DNA window includes the following coding sequences:
- a CDS encoding PEP/pyruvate-binding domain-containing protein — MEQPGLSKVGTSTDAGLVLDLRRLDAGMLGLAGGKAANLGELLSAGLPVPEGFCLTTAAYRQATGAPDSLPPALAGVYATLGDAARSGVTEPHDVAGLAETARAAILALPLPAAVSREVEQAYAALGPDVPVAVRSSATAEDLPFASFAGQQDTYLNVVGVPALLEAVRNCWASLWTDRATAYRASLGIDPAGVALAVVVQRMVDADAAGVMFTANPLTGRRRQIVIDASPGLGEAVVSGAVNPDHFVVDALTGRVLERKLGDKGVAVRPLPGGGTQTLKVPATSNAACLTDSQLAGLARLGLEAEDHFGAPQDTEWAIDRTGALWLTQSRPITTLYPVPESNGAAGRVPQGSPAASGTRAYLCFSLAQGLTRPLTPMGLAALRLVASSIAQAAGFPVPDPRGGPSPYAEAGQRIYVDFTTPIRSTVGRRLVPRVFDIMEARTATVMRQLFDDPAFSVTTRTPFGLLHHIVPVAARAKVPATLLRALVRPRAALRRLDRFTRDFEASLGSEDGAGAPARLDHAESLLGQRLFPIVPAILPLPALGFAMLGVAGRLLGGNAWAELQPVIRGLPNNITTEMDLELWHLAKEIREDVQSRTELMAGDPTVLAAAYQAGQLPARLDAGLTRFLDEYGHRAVGEIDVGLPRWSEEPAHILGILANYLRLEDPALAPDAQFSKAVEDAETQVDRLVARAAARGRIRGRLVRAALHRARLFAGLRELPKYQLVTGLGEVRRQLLLVGGELARAGVIEQQDDVFFLDLVETRQALSVDADGGAPVQDFRALVAGRREDYAQELRRRHIPRVLLSDGTEPEAVRTAVGVTMEGMLTGSAASAGTVTAAARVILDPVGARLEPGEILVAPSTDPGWTPLFLTAGGLVMEMGGANSHGAVVAREYGIPAVVGVADATGLIRTGQQITVDGGAGTVVPERPGRQQDGGAAGDTDPPAPA, encoded by the coding sequence ATGGAGCAGCCAGGGCTGTCAAAAGTCGGCACCAGCACGGACGCCGGGCTGGTGCTGGACCTGCGCCGGCTCGACGCCGGAATGCTGGGCTTGGCGGGTGGCAAGGCAGCCAACCTTGGAGAGCTGTTGTCCGCAGGGTTGCCGGTCCCGGAGGGTTTCTGCCTCACTACCGCTGCATACCGGCAGGCAACCGGCGCCCCCGACTCCCTGCCTCCCGCGCTGGCCGGGGTTTATGCCACCCTGGGGGACGCCGCCCGGTCCGGCGTTACGGAACCGCATGACGTGGCAGGGCTGGCTGAAACAGCCCGTGCCGCGATCCTGGCACTTCCGCTTCCGGCGGCGGTTTCCCGCGAGGTGGAACAGGCGTACGCGGCCCTGGGACCCGATGTTCCGGTAGCGGTCAGGTCCTCGGCCACCGCAGAAGACCTGCCATTCGCCAGCTTCGCCGGGCAGCAGGACACCTACCTCAACGTCGTCGGAGTGCCTGCCCTGCTTGAGGCCGTCCGCAACTGCTGGGCGTCGCTGTGGACGGACCGGGCAACCGCCTACCGGGCAAGCCTGGGGATCGATCCGGCCGGCGTTGCGCTCGCGGTGGTGGTCCAGCGGATGGTGGACGCGGACGCTGCCGGCGTCATGTTCACGGCGAACCCCCTGACCGGCCGCAGGCGGCAGATCGTTATCGATGCCAGTCCCGGCCTGGGCGAGGCCGTCGTCTCAGGCGCCGTCAATCCGGACCACTTCGTGGTGGACGCCCTGACCGGAAGGGTCCTGGAACGGAAACTGGGAGATAAGGGCGTGGCGGTACGCCCCCTTCCCGGTGGCGGGACGCAAACCCTGAAGGTTCCCGCAACCAGCAATGCTGCCTGCCTGACGGACAGCCAACTGGCTGGACTGGCGCGCCTTGGCCTCGAGGCCGAGGATCATTTCGGCGCCCCGCAGGACACCGAGTGGGCCATCGACCGTACCGGGGCCCTGTGGCTCACCCAGTCCAGGCCGATCACCACCCTCTACCCCGTCCCGGAGAGCAACGGTGCCGCGGGCAGGGTCCCCCAGGGCAGCCCCGCCGCAAGCGGTACCAGGGCGTATCTCTGTTTCAGCCTGGCCCAGGGGCTTACCCGCCCGCTGACGCCCATGGGCCTTGCGGCGCTGCGGCTCGTCGCCTCCTCCATCGCCCAGGCTGCAGGCTTCCCTGTTCCGGACCCCCGTGGCGGACCGTCGCCCTATGCCGAGGCCGGGCAGCGGATCTACGTCGACTTCACCACTCCCATCCGCAGCACCGTGGGCCGGCGCCTTGTACCCCGCGTCTTCGACATCATGGAGGCCCGGACAGCAACGGTCATGCGGCAACTGTTCGACGATCCCGCCTTTTCGGTGACCACGAGGACGCCTTTCGGGCTGCTGCATCACATCGTTCCCGTCGCAGCCCGCGCCAAGGTTCCCGCCACGCTTCTCCGGGCGCTGGTCCGGCCCCGGGCAGCGCTCCGGCGGCTGGACCGCTTCACGCGCGACTTCGAGGCATCCCTGGGCTCCGAAGACGGTGCCGGCGCGCCGGCACGCCTTGACCACGCCGAATCCCTCCTTGGGCAGCGCCTGTTCCCGATTGTTCCGGCAATTCTTCCCCTTCCCGCCCTGGGGTTCGCCATGCTCGGCGTTGCGGGAAGACTGCTGGGTGGCAATGCCTGGGCTGAGCTGCAGCCCGTGATCCGTGGCCTGCCCAACAACATCACCACCGAAATGGACCTGGAGCTGTGGCACCTTGCCAAGGAAATCCGGGAAGACGTTCAATCACGAACCGAACTCATGGCAGGCGATCCCACCGTCCTGGCAGCCGCGTACCAGGCCGGACAGCTGCCCGCACGCCTCGATGCGGGCCTCACCCGGTTCCTGGACGAGTACGGCCACCGGGCAGTGGGCGAAATCGACGTTGGACTGCCGCGATGGTCCGAAGAGCCGGCACACATCCTGGGCATCCTCGCCAATTACCTCAGGCTCGAGGACCCGGCCCTGGCGCCTGACGCACAGTTCAGCAAGGCCGTGGAGGACGCGGAAACGCAGGTGGACCGGCTCGTTGCCCGCGCCGCCGCCCGCGGCAGGATCCGGGGAAGGCTGGTGCGTGCCGCGCTGCACAGGGCACGGCTGTTCGCCGGCCTGCGCGAGCTGCCAAAGTACCAGCTGGTGACCGGCCTCGGGGAAGTCCGCCGGCAACTGCTGCTGGTGGGCGGGGAGCTGGCCCGGGCGGGCGTCATCGAACAGCAGGACGACGTGTTCTTCCTGGACCTGGTTGAAACCAGGCAGGCCTTGTCCGTGGACGCCGACGGCGGAGCGCCCGTCCAGGACTTTCGCGCACTCGTGGCCGGCCGCCGCGAGGATTACGCCCAGGAGCTCAGGCGCCGGCATATTCCCCGGGTTCTGCTCTCGGATGGAACCGAACCCGAAGCGGTGCGCACCGCCGTCGGCGTCACCATGGAAGGAATGCTGACAGGCAGCGCAGCCTCGGCAGGAACAGTGACCGCTGCCGCGCGCGTCATCCTGGATCCCGTGGGAGCCCGGCTTGAGCCGGGCGAAATCCTGGTTGCCCCTTCCACGGACCCCGGCTGGACGCCGCTGTTCCTCACTGCGGGCGGGCTGGTGATGGAAATGGGCGGAGCCAATTCCCACGGCGCAGTTGTGGCCAGGGAGTACGGGATACCTGCGGTGGTCGGAGTCGCGGACGCTACCGGGCTGATCAGGACCGGCCAACAAATAACGGTCGACGGCGGTGCGGGCACCGTAGTGCCGGAACGGCCCGGCCGGCAGCAGGATGGGGGCGCTGCGGGTGACACCGATCCACCTGCACCGGCGTAG
- a CDS encoding ATP-binding cassette domain-containing protein has product MSAGLAIETRGLSKHFGRQAAVDSVDLAVPHGSVFGFLGPNGSGKTTTIRMLLGLAAASAGTVHLLGQEMPGKLHDVLPRVGALVEGPAFYPFLSGAANLHRLDAAGPHTVPATRKARVQRALERVGLEHAAGKRVHAYSLGMKQRLGIANALLSPRDLLVLDEPTNGLDPQGTREVRNLVRSLAHEGTTVFVSSHLLAEVDQMCTHAAVMSAGKLVAQGPLAELRQAGSTRLRLVTPDGGAARQVLARLGLVPEPGHAEPRPAEPRQAEPARARPDGETIVAAMVEGAQPPAVLPEDVVAHLVQAGVRVRGFAVERESLEDRFVALTGEGFDVAQ; this is encoded by the coding sequence GTGAGCGCGGGGTTGGCGATCGAGACCCGGGGACTCAGCAAGCACTTTGGCCGGCAGGCCGCCGTCGACAGCGTGGACCTGGCCGTCCCGCACGGGAGTGTCTTCGGCTTCCTGGGGCCCAACGGCTCCGGCAAGACCACCACCATCCGGATGCTGCTCGGCCTGGCGGCCGCATCCGCGGGGACGGTTCACCTGCTGGGCCAGGAGATGCCCGGCAAGCTCCATGATGTGTTGCCGCGCGTGGGCGCCCTGGTGGAAGGCCCCGCCTTCTACCCTTTTCTGTCCGGCGCCGCCAACCTGCACCGGCTCGACGCCGCGGGCCCGCACACCGTGCCCGCCACACGCAAAGCGAGGGTGCAGCGGGCGCTGGAGCGCGTGGGCCTGGAGCACGCCGCCGGCAAACGGGTGCACGCGTACTCCCTGGGCATGAAGCAGCGACTGGGCATCGCCAACGCCTTGCTGTCGCCACGGGACCTGCTGGTACTGGACGAACCCACCAACGGGCTGGACCCGCAGGGGACGCGGGAAGTCCGGAACCTGGTGCGGTCGCTGGCGCATGAGGGCACCACCGTTTTCGTGTCCAGCCACCTGCTGGCCGAGGTGGACCAGATGTGCACCCACGCTGCCGTCATGAGCGCAGGAAAGCTCGTGGCACAGGGGCCCCTGGCTGAGCTGCGGCAGGCCGGCAGCACCCGGCTCCGGCTGGTAACGCCCGACGGCGGTGCGGCCCGGCAGGTCCTGGCGCGGCTGGGGCTGGTACCGGAACCTGGACACGCTGAACCCCGGCCCGCTGAACCCCGACAAGCTGAACCCGCGCGGGCGCGGCCGGACGGCGAGACGATCGTTGCGGCCATGGTGGAGGGTGCCCAGCCGCCCGCGGTGCTTCCCGAGGACGTCGTGGCGCACCTGGTCCAGGCCGGCGTCCGGGTCCGGGGATTCGCCGTCGAGCGTGAAAGCCTTGAGGACCGCTTTGTTGCCCTCACGGGGGAAGGATTCGACGTTGCCCAGTAG
- a CDS encoding ABC transporter permease, with product MPSSVPADLPEAAGTARPAAVPRSSGLSLLGSELKVLFGRRRTWALLLALAAIPVLIAVALKVSSAVPPGRGPAFLDRITQNGLFVAFTAMLVSVPLFMPLAVGVVAGDTIAGEANLGTLRYLLVAPAGRVRLLLVKYAGALAFCIVAPLTVGLAGAAIGAALFPVGPVTLLSGGVVQPSEAALRIVLIAAYLAVSLAGLSAIGLFLSTLTVVPVGAMAATVVVSVVSQVLDQLPQLEWLHPWLFSHYWLGFGDMLRQPLVWDSFASNALLQAGYMAVFGALAYGRFVTKDILS from the coding sequence TTGCCCAGTAGTGTTCCCGCGGATCTTCCGGAGGCTGCCGGAACAGCCCGGCCGGCCGCAGTGCCGCGCAGTTCCGGGCTGTCCCTGTTGGGGTCGGAGCTCAAGGTCCTGTTCGGGCGCCGGCGGACCTGGGCGCTGCTCCTGGCGCTCGCTGCCATTCCGGTCCTGATTGCCGTTGCCCTGAAGGTCTCTTCCGCGGTCCCGCCCGGGCGGGGACCCGCCTTCCTTGACCGGATCACCCAGAACGGCCTGTTTGTGGCCTTCACCGCCATGCTGGTTTCCGTGCCGCTGTTCATGCCGCTCGCGGTAGGTGTGGTGGCGGGGGATACGATCGCCGGGGAGGCGAACCTGGGCACCCTCCGGTACCTGTTGGTGGCACCGGCCGGGCGGGTCAGACTCCTCCTGGTCAAGTACGCGGGCGCGCTGGCCTTCTGCATCGTGGCCCCGTTGACCGTCGGTCTTGCCGGCGCTGCCATTGGCGCGGCACTTTTCCCGGTGGGTCCCGTGACACTGTTGTCCGGCGGGGTGGTCCAGCCGTCCGAAGCTGCCCTGCGCATCGTGCTGATCGCTGCCTACCTGGCGGTGTCACTCGCCGGCCTTTCGGCGATCGGGCTTTTCCTGTCCACGCTGACAGTGGTGCCGGTGGGAGCGATGGCCGCCACCGTGGTCGTCTCGGTGGTCTCGCAGGTCCTTGACCAGCTTCCGCAGCTGGAGTGGCTGCACCCCTGGCTCTTTAGCCACTACTGGCTTGGTTTCGGTGACATGTTGCGCCAGCCGTTAGTGTGGGATTCCTTTGCCAGCAATGCGCTCCTGCAGGCCGGGTATATGGCAGTGTTCGGTGCGCTCGCCTATGGCCGGTTCGTCACCAAGGACATCCTGAGCTGA
- a CDS encoding C40 family peptidase encodes MALSRSGRRTAVLCAAVVLFASAATPAAAVPAPSAPLAVPASPDIPSPEDIAAAKASEAATADQVGAIERILADASAAQQAAFAVAMQANNSYSEALVELQQRTEAASVASAKASSAREQQDKTRKQVGQLAGDLYRNGGLNPTLGTIASGSESLQQAATLEALSASRSRAFEAADTAATAYRSLTAAADDATKAADDAAKTAEQRKSQAEQANAAQAKAVADAKAQRTILVDQLAQLRNTTVALESARVDALERQREEARLAALSAAADKSAQEKAAQDNAAQNQAAQNQAANQNSRGQELAPAAPAAPAPAAPAPAAPAPAPAAPAPVPAPVAPAPAPAAPAPAPAAPAPAPAPAPAPAPAPATGSGTYEAAITVALGKVGAPYFYQWGGTGPYGFDCSGLVQNAFAAAGKYLPRTASQQYAAAPVHVPISQARRGDLLVWGSAPNFYHVAIYLGNGQVVQALNPQEGITVSTISSMVGMDLYPYAARY; translated from the coding sequence ATGGCTTTATCCAGATCCGGCCGCAGGACGGCCGTGCTGTGCGCCGCCGTCGTCCTTTTTGCATCCGCGGCAACGCCGGCAGCCGCTGTACCGGCGCCGTCCGCTCCACTGGCCGTTCCGGCGTCGCCTGACATCCCTTCGCCGGAGGACATTGCCGCGGCTAAGGCCAGTGAGGCCGCCACGGCGGACCAGGTCGGCGCCATCGAGCGCATCCTTGCCGACGCGTCCGCAGCCCAGCAGGCAGCCTTTGCCGTGGCCATGCAGGCCAACAACTCGTACAGCGAGGCACTGGTGGAGCTGCAGCAAAGGACCGAAGCGGCATCCGTTGCATCAGCCAAAGCCTCGTCCGCCCGTGAACAGCAGGACAAGACCCGGAAGCAGGTTGGGCAGCTTGCCGGGGACCTGTACCGCAACGGCGGCCTGAACCCGACCCTCGGAACCATTGCCAGCGGCAGCGAGAGCCTGCAGCAGGCAGCCACGCTCGAGGCCCTCTCGGCCAGCCGCAGCCGGGCCTTCGAAGCGGCGGACACCGCGGCCACCGCCTACCGGTCCCTGACGGCAGCTGCCGACGACGCCACCAAAGCCGCAGACGACGCAGCGAAGACCGCTGAACAACGGAAGTCCCAGGCGGAACAGGCCAATGCCGCGCAGGCCAAGGCCGTGGCCGACGCGAAAGCGCAGCGGACCATCCTGGTGGACCAGTTGGCGCAGCTCCGCAACACCACTGTGGCCCTTGAATCGGCCCGCGTGGATGCCCTGGAACGGCAGCGTGAAGAGGCGCGGCTTGCCGCCCTGTCCGCCGCCGCAGACAAGTCCGCCCAGGAAAAAGCTGCGCAGGACAACGCCGCCCAAAACCAGGCAGCACAGAATCAGGCAGCGAACCAGAACAGCCGCGGGCAGGAACTGGCCCCGGCGGCTCCGGCAGCGCCTGCCCCGGCTGCTCCCGCCCCCGCCGCCCCTGCGCCTGCCCCGGCTGCACCCGCCCCCGTTCCTGCTCCGGTTGCCCCCGCACCCGCCCCTGCCGCACCAGCACCCGCACCCGCTGCACCGGCACCGGCTCCCGCGCCTGCACCGGCGCCTGCCCCTGCCCCTGCCACCGGCTCGGGCACCTACGAGGCAGCCATCACCGTCGCTTTGGGAAAGGTGGGCGCGCCGTACTTCTACCAGTGGGGCGGTACCGGTCCCTACGGCTTTGACTGCTCCGGGCTGGTGCAGAACGCCTTCGCCGCAGCTGGCAAGTACCTTCCCCGCACAGCTTCACAGCAATATGCCGCCGCGCCGGTCCACGTCCCCATTTCGCAGGCCCGCCGCGGCGACCTGCTGGTCTGGGGTTCGGCACCGAACTTCTACCACGTGGCCATCTACCTCGGGAACGGCCAGGTGGTGCAGGCACTCAACCCGCAGGAAGGCATTACCGTTTCCACCATCAGCTCCATGGTGGGCATGGACCTCTATCCCTACGCGGCCCGCTACTAG
- a CDS encoding cation diffusion facilitator family transporter, which translates to MGQDHSHSHGITATGRHRKRLVAVLGIADAGHMLSDAAGVTIALLASWIAGRPASNQRTYGYQRAEVLAALANALILIVISVVIFTEAVRRFGAPPEVQTDIMLFAAVLGAVANLVSLVILRTAQDESLNIRGAYLEVLGDLLGSVAVIIAAAVIMLTGFQAADTIASVLIALMILPRAWSLLRDVVDVLLEASPKGVEVQMIREHILSVAGVTDVHDIHIWTITSGVPVFSAHVVVEDGVLNARGADQLLDKLITCLGSHFDTDHCTFQLEPASHSEHEAHQHA; encoded by the coding sequence ATGGGACAAGACCACAGCCACAGCCATGGGATCACCGCCACGGGGCGGCACCGGAAACGCCTTGTGGCCGTCCTGGGAATCGCCGATGCGGGACATATGCTCTCGGACGCGGCAGGTGTCACCATCGCGCTCCTGGCCTCCTGGATTGCGGGCCGCCCGGCGAGCAACCAGCGGACGTACGGCTACCAGCGCGCTGAGGTCCTGGCCGCCCTCGCCAATGCGCTGATCCTGATCGTGATCTCCGTGGTCATCTTCACGGAGGCGGTCCGCCGGTTCGGTGCGCCGCCGGAAGTGCAGACGGACATCATGCTGTTTGCCGCCGTCCTCGGTGCGGTGGCCAACCTGGTGTCGCTCGTGATCCTGCGCACGGCACAGGATGAGAGCCTGAACATCCGCGGCGCCTACCTGGAAGTCCTTGGCGACCTCCTTGGTTCCGTGGCCGTCATCATCGCGGCCGCAGTGATCATGCTGACCGGCTTCCAGGCGGCGGACACCATTGCCTCCGTCCTGATCGCGCTGATGATCCTGCCGCGGGCGTGGAGCCTGCTGCGCGATGTGGTGGACGTCCTCCTGGAAGCCAGTCCCAAAGGGGTGGAGGTGCAGATGATCCGCGAGCACATCCTTTCGGTGGCCGGTGTGACGGATGTGCATGACATCCACATTTGGACCATCACGTCCGGCGTCCCCGTCTTCTCGGCCCACGTTGTGGTGGAGGACGGAGTGCTCAATGCCCGCGGCGCCGACCAGTTGCTGGACAAGCTCATCACCTGCCTGGGCTCCCACTTCGATACCGACCACTGCACCTTCCAGCTGGAACCTGCCAGCCACTCCGAGCATGAGGCGCACCAGCACGCCTGA
- a CDS encoding metallopeptidase family protein produces MPASLPPGLPIIPDGPHEPPEFTMSPDEFEAAVQDALDSIPDRLARAMDNVAVFIDDDYVPGPGEDPDTVLLGLYEGVPLTERDSWWDAGSLPDRITIFREPILEICGSRDDVIHEVAVTVVHEIAHHFGISDDRLHELGWG; encoded by the coding sequence ATGCCAGCCAGCCTTCCGCCGGGACTGCCCATCATTCCCGACGGCCCGCACGAACCGCCGGAATTCACCATGTCCCCTGACGAGTTCGAGGCAGCCGTCCAGGATGCCCTGGACAGCATTCCGGACAGGCTGGCCCGGGCCATGGACAACGTGGCCGTCTTCATCGACGACGACTACGTGCCGGGGCCGGGGGAAGATCCGGACACCGTGCTGCTGGGACTGTACGAAGGGGTTCCGCTGACGGAACGCGATTCCTGGTGGGACGCCGGTTCGCTGCCGGACCGGATCACGATTTTCCGCGAACCCATCCTGGAGATCTGCGGTTCCAGGGACGATGTGATCCACGAGGTGGCCGTAACGGTGGTGCATGAGATCGCCCACCACTTCGGGATTTCCGATGACCGGCTGCATGAGCTGGGCTGGGGCTAG
- a CDS encoding DMT family transporter: MPPTSPAHEPLASATAAGKPVKALGVAAMVVTVVLWASAFVGIRAIGPHFSPGPLTLGRLAIAAVVLAFLVVPQLLRSRMLPRGREWLPILAYGVMWFGGYNVALNAAEHILDAGTSALLINVNPILVAIMAGIFLKEGFPRWLLIGSTVAFAGVAMIALGSGQPRTGESSTADLAGVALCLLAAVLAAVSVIIQKPVVRKFPAAQATWFGIVVGAVCCLPFAGQLVSEVQAAPPQATLGLVYLGVFPTAIAFTTWAYALSLVDAGKLAATTYLVPGTTVFISWLLLGEIPSALGLVGGLVCLVGVGLTRRRSRVHGDPRPLRR, translated from the coding sequence ATGCCGCCAACCAGCCCCGCCCATGAACCCCTGGCGTCCGCCACTGCAGCAGGAAAGCCCGTGAAGGCCCTCGGCGTGGCGGCCATGGTGGTCACGGTGGTCCTGTGGGCCTCAGCGTTCGTGGGCATCCGGGCCATCGGCCCCCACTTCTCCCCCGGCCCGCTGACCCTGGGCAGGCTGGCGATTGCCGCCGTCGTGCTGGCTTTCCTGGTGGTGCCGCAACTGCTCAGGAGCCGGATGCTGCCGCGGGGACGGGAATGGCTGCCCATCCTCGCCTATGGCGTGATGTGGTTTGGTGGCTACAACGTGGCGCTGAACGCCGCCGAGCACATCCTTGATGCGGGCACCAGCGCCCTGCTGATCAACGTCAACCCCATCCTGGTGGCCATCATGGCCGGCATCTTCCTCAAGGAAGGCTTCCCGCGCTGGCTGCTCATCGGCAGCACCGTGGCTTTCGCCGGCGTCGCAATGATCGCCCTCGGCTCCGGACAGCCACGGACGGGGGAAAGTTCGACGGCGGACCTGGCCGGGGTGGCGCTTTGCCTCCTTGCCGCGGTGCTCGCCGCAGTCAGCGTCATCATCCAGAAGCCGGTGGTGCGGAAGTTCCCGGCGGCGCAGGCAACCTGGTTTGGCATCGTGGTGGGGGCAGTGTGCTGCCTGCCGTTCGCCGGGCAGTTGGTGTCCGAGGTGCAGGCGGCTCCGCCGCAGGCCACGCTGGGGCTGGTGTATCTGGGGGTGTTCCCCACCGCCATCGCCTTCACCACCTGGGCGTACGCATTGTCACTGGTGGACGCCGGGAAGCTGGCCGCCACCACATACCTGGTCCCCGGCACCACGGTCTTCATCTCCTGGCTGCTGCTTGGTGAAATCCCCTCGGCGTTGGGACTGGTGGGTGGGCTGGTATGCCTGGTGGGGGTGGGGCTCACCCGGCGGCGGAGCCGGGTCCACGGCGACCCGCGGCCGCTTCGGCGCTAG
- a CDS encoding PHP domain-containing protein — MDAVAALNEIAFWLERGRAATFKVQAFRKAAAAISPLGPEEVATRARTGRLKSMKGIGDRTYAVIRQAVDGEVPDYLADLREKGAQPLASGGTEIRGALRGDLHSHSEWSDGGSPIELMVAAAEVLGREYLALTDHSPNLTIANGLSAGRLLDQLDVVAAINSNGGNTRLLTGIEVDILESGQLDQEPGLLDRLDIVVASVHSKLRADRKTMTARMLGGIQDPHTNVLGHCTGRLVEGTRGTRPPSEFDAAEVFAACAEHNVAVEINSRPERQDPPDALIQLALDAGCLFSIDSDAHAPGQLDFLQYGAERAARNNVPAERIITTWPADKLLAWAGSK, encoded by the coding sequence ATGGATGCCGTCGCAGCGCTCAATGAGATTGCTTTCTGGCTGGAGCGCGGACGCGCCGCCACCTTCAAGGTCCAGGCCTTCCGCAAAGCGGCGGCGGCCATCAGCCCCCTTGGCCCTGAGGAAGTAGCCACGCGGGCCCGGACCGGCCGGCTCAAGTCCATGAAGGGCATCGGCGACCGGACCTACGCGGTGATCCGGCAGGCGGTGGACGGCGAGGTTCCCGACTACCTGGCCGACCTCCGGGAGAAGGGCGCCCAGCCGCTGGCCTCCGGTGGGACGGAAATCCGTGGGGCATTGAGGGGCGACCTGCACAGCCACAGCGAATGGTCCGACGGCGGCTCCCCCATTGAGCTGATGGTGGCGGCAGCGGAGGTGCTGGGCCGGGAGTACCTGGCATTGACCGACCACTCCCCCAACCTCACCATCGCCAACGGGCTGTCGGCCGGGCGCCTGCTGGACCAGCTGGACGTGGTGGCAGCGATCAACAGCAACGGCGGGAACACCCGGCTGCTGACCGGGATCGAAGTGGACATCCTGGAGTCCGGCCAGCTGGACCAGGAGCCTGGGCTGCTGGACCGCCTGGACATTGTGGTGGCGAGCGTTCATTCGAAGCTGCGCGCGGACAGGAAGACCATGACCGCCCGGATGCTCGGCGGCATCCAGGACCCGCACACCAACGTCCTGGGCCACTGCACCGGGCGGCTGGTGGAGGGCACCCGCGGAACCCGGCCGCCGTCGGAATTCGACGCCGCGGAAGTGTTCGCCGCGTGCGCGGAGCACAACGTGGCCGTCGAGATCAATTCCCGCCCGGAACGGCAGGACCCGCCCGATGCGCTGATCCAGTTGGCGCTGGATGCAGGCTGCCTGTTCTCGATCGACAGCGACGCGCACGCACCAGGGCAGCTGGATTTCCTGCAGTACGGTGCCGAGCGGGCCGCCCGCAACAACGTGCCTGCCGAGCGGATCATCACCACCTGGCCGGCGGACAAACTGCTGGCCTGGGCCGGTTCGAAGTAG